The DNA sequence CGACGAACCGGCGGACCTCGCCTGCGGGGTGGCCGACCTGGCGGCGGTGTACCTGGGCGGCCCGTCGCTGCGGTCGCTGGCCGACGCCGGCCGGGTACGCGAGCTGCGCCACGGTGCGGTGGCCGAGGCCAACACCGCGTTCGGCTGGGACCGTGCCCCGGCCGGCATCGAGATCTTCTGAGCCGGTCGCGGTACGGTCGGCGGATGGCGGACTTCGAACGGCGCAGGCGACGGCACCGGCACGGCGCCCCGACGGAACGCCCCGACAGCGGACCGGCCAGCGCCAGCACCGCCGAGGTGCACGATCCGGAGCAGGACAGCACTCCGGAGCCGGACAGCACTCCGATCACTCCGGAGCCGGACGGCAGGCCGGTACCGGGGCCGGGGCCGCGCCCGCAGTCACTGGGACCGCGTGCTCCGGAGCCGTCGCAGCGCGTTCCGGAGCCACCGCCGACGCACCGTCAGCGCCGGCAGACGTCGGGCCGGTCCGGCGGCGGCGGGTCCGGCGGCGACGACCGGGAAGCCGACCGTGGCCTGCGCGGACTGGTCGGTTCCGGCACCTCACAGGTCAGCACCTCGGCGGCGCTGCGGGCGCGGGACGCGTCCCGCCCCAGTGAGGACGACCTCGCCCGGGCCGAGGAGACCCTGACCATCGTCCGCCGGCACTGGGTGCCCCGGGAGGAACTGCCCCGCCGGGAGCGGTGAACCGGCCGGTTCCCCGAGAACCACCGGACCCCGGAACGCAGCGCCACGGCGTCCCTGGTCAGGGCAGCGCGGGCAACTCCCGGTCGACCTCGTACGCGGCGACCTGGGCGATCCGGCGGGCGTGCCGGTCGTTGCCGGAGAAACCGGTGGCCAGGAACGCCTCCACCAGCGTGGTCGCCTCGTCGAGGGTGTGCTGGCGGGCACCGATCGCGACGACGTTGGCGTCGTTGTGGGTGCGCGCCAGCTGCGCGGTCTCCAGGTTCCAGGCCAGGGCCGCCCGCACCCCGGGCACCTTGTTGGCGGCGATCTGCTCGCCGTTGCCGGAGCCGCCGATCACCACTGCGAGGCTGCCCGGGTCGGCGACCACCCGGGTCCCGGCGTGCAGGCAGAACGCCGGGTAGTCGTCGTCCGGGTCGAACTCGTGCGGCCCGACGTCGGTCACCTCGTACCCCTGCTTGGCGAGGTGGTTGACCAGATGCACCTTGAGCTCGTAGCCGGCGTGGTCGGCTGCCAGGTAGACGCGCATACCCGCAGTCTCTCAGCGCCGACAGGTAGGCCGTACAGCCGGGTCAGCCGGTCCCGCGTAACGGCTCAGCCGATCTCGGCCAGCACCAGGCCGCCGCGTGCCTTCGGGGTGAACCAGGTGCTCTTGCGGGGCAGCTTCTGCCGGGCCAGGTTCACCGCGACGAAATCGTCGACGGTGACCGGGGCGATCAGCACGGCCAGCTCGGCCCGGCCGGCGTCGACCTCGCCGGTCAGCCAACTGGCCGGATAGTCGCCGCCGACGTAGGTGATCCGCTTGTCGCCCGGGTCGAGGCCGAGCACACCGCGCAGCAGCACCCGCTCCACCAGCGCGTGGTCGAGGTTGTCCACCCGGTCACCGCCACCGGTCGGCAGGGTGACCTGGTAGCCGCGTCCGGCCAGGTAGAGCCGTACCTCGCCGCCGGCAGCCGGAACCGTCGGCGCGCCGTCGAGCGCGGTCACCGCAGCACCGGCGGCCCGCAGCCCGGCCAACGTCTCGTCCGGGCTCAGAGTCAGCTCGCTGACCAGCCGGTTGTACGGCTGGATGGCCACCGACGCGGGAGTGGTGACCACGGCCAGGAACCGGGACAGGCCGCCGGTCTGCGCGGCCAGACTGCGGTGGTTGCCGTCGGCGACGACCAGCTCACCGCCACCGGCCAGCGCACAGAGCCGCTGCTGCAGCTCTCCCGGACCGACCGGCCAGATCGCGTGGGTACGGCCGGCCTGGTCCAGATCGGTCGCGGCCGGCGCGCCGGCGGCCTCCGCTGCCTCGCCGAGCGCGGCGTGCAGCTCGTCGCCGCGCCCGGTCTGCAGCAGCAGCACCGGGGAGAGCAGATGTCCGACCGCCTCGGCCAGCGCCACCCGCTCCCGGACCTTGGCGATGAACACATCCTCGTTGCGGATCACCAGGCCCGGTTCGTCGGCGCTGGTGGAGATCTGGTCGGTGTCGACCATCACGAACAGGCCGTACGCAGCCGCGTCGCTGGCCGGCTCGGTGATCCGGTAGAGCACGGCGACCTGCTCGGCCGGTGTGTAGCTACCGTCGGCGCGGGCCTCGGCGAGCCGTCGGGCGGCCGCCGGCAGGCAGTCGAGAAACGACTGGCCGAGGCTGTCCGGCGCCCGGTGCGGCATCTCCACCGCCAGCGCGCTACGGGGATTCGCCTCGATGATCGCGGTGATCTCGGCGTCGTCGGCGAACTCGTCGTAGTTCTGCGCACCGGTCTCACCGGTGGTGATCCAGGCGCGGGAAATCGGGTGAACGACCGTCATGGCGCGGACGCTACCGGCGGGGTCCGCTGTGACGACCGATACATCGGCCGTGTCCACCGGATGGACGCCGACCTGGTCGCCGGACCAGTGCGACGGACGCCGGCCCGGTCGCCAGGGCAGGTGGAACGGGACAGCGGCCCGGTCGCCCGGGCCGCTGTCGACGGCGGTGGCCGCAGTGACCGGCCGGACCGGATCACCCGACCGGGGTCGGGCGCCGGTGCCGGCCGCCGCCGGACCGGGCCGCCGGGACCGCGCCGACCGTCGACGCCGGCAGCCCCGACGGTACGGCGACCGGCACCCGCTCCACCTCGTGGACCGACGGTTCCCGCCGGTGCCGGCTGCCGTCACTCGGCGCGCCCCAGACCTGGGCGGCGATCGCCTCGCGCAGCACGGGCAGATCCCAGTAGTCGGAGTCGATGTCGACCAGCATGTTGACCTCCGATGCGTCGGTGTGGCCCGGTCTCCTACCGGGCCGGCGGGGTGAACATCCTGGGCAACGACGTGGCCTGGGACGCGTCACGTGCGCCGCGCAGCGACACGCCGGGCGACGTGGAACTCGTCCCCGACACCGACGAATTGGTCAGTCGAACGTGGGATCCACCTCGCGGGACCGCTTCAGCTCGTAGAATCCCGGCGTCCCGGCGACCAGCAGCACACCGTCCCAGAGCCGCCCGGCGGCCTCGCCGCGCGGCACCGGGGTGATCACCGGGCCGAAGAACGCGACCGGGCCGGCACCCTCCGGGCCCGGGGCGTGGATCACCGGCGTACCGACGTCCATCCCGACCGGGGCCATCCCGGCGGCGTGGCTGGCCCGCAGCGGGCCGTCCCAGGCCGGATCGTCGGCGGCGGCGGCCAGCGCCGGGTCCAGCCCGGCCTCGGTCAACGCGGCGGTGTAGAGATCCGGTCCGGTCGGCTGCTTCTCCAGGTGGATCCGGTTGCCCAGCGCGGTGTAGAGCGCCCGTACCGCAGCGTCGTCGTGGTCCTGCTGGACCGCGACGGCGACCCGGACCGCCCCCCAGGCCCCGTCGAGCAGCTTCCGGTAGCTCTCCGGCAGGTCTCGGCCCTCGTTGAGCACGGCCAGGCTCATCACCCGGAACCGCACGTCGACCGGCCGGACCTGTTCGACCTCCAACAACCAACGTGAGGTGATCCAGGCCCACGGGCACAACGGATCGAAGTACATGTCCACGGTCTGACGGTCGGACATCAGACTCCCCCTCTTTTTCGTCCGGCGGCTGTCCGCCGCCATTGTCCGGGTCACCTCGCCAGATACCGCCCCAACCCACCAAGTCCAGGATCTGGGCCGGCCTCGCCAGGCCCCCACGACGTGAAAGACTTGGCCGAACGGGGTCATTCCCAGCTGTCCCCGACGCCGCCGACGTCGACGTCGGCGGTTGAACGATTGGACGGAGGCACACGGTGGCTGGAGTGCGCAATCTGACCCAGGTCGAGGCGGCCGAACGCGCCCGCCTGCTCGACGTGACCGGGTATGACATCCACCTCGACCTGTCCGCCGCCGGCAGCGCAACGGACAACCGGGTGTTCCGCTCGACGACAACGGTCACCTTCCGTTGCGCCGAGCCCGGAGCCAGCACGTTCATCGAGGTGGCGGCGGACCAGCTGCACTCGGCGACGCTGAACGGCCAGCGACTCGACCCGTCCGGTTGGTCGGCCGAGTCCGGGCTGGCCCTGCCGGACCTGGCTGCGGAGAACACGCTGGTCGTCGAGGCCGACTTCATCTACTCGGCCAGCGGGCAGGGGCTGCACCGCAGCGTCGACCCGGTCGACGGCGAGACCTACCTGTACAGCCAGTTCGAGACCGCCGACGCGCAGCGGGTGTACGCCTGCTTCGACCAGCCGGATCTGAAGAGCGTCTACACCTGGCACGCCGTCGTACCGGCCCACTGGCGGGTCATCTCGAACATGCCGGTGGCCGCCGAGGAGCCGGCCGGGCCGGACGCCAAAACCGTCCACTTCGCCGAGTCGGCCCGGATGAGCACCTACATCACCGCGCTGTGCGCCGGCCCGTACCACGAGGTGCGACGCAGCCACGACGGCGTCGACCTGGGCTACTTCTGCCGGGCCAGCATGGCCGAGCACCTCGACGTCGACGATCTGCACCTGATCACCGCGCAGGGTTTCGACTTCTTCCAGGACCAGTTCGGGGTCCGCTACCCGCTGCCCAAATACGACCAGATCTGGGTGCCGGACTTCAACGCCGGCGCGATGGAGAACTTCGGCGCGGTCACCCACGCCGAGGCGCACTACATCTTCCGTTCCCAGGTGACCGACTTCGAGTACGAGCAGCGGGCCAACACCGTGCTGCACGAGCTGGCCCACATGTGGTTCGGCAACCTGGTGACCATGCGCTGGTGGAACGACCTGTGGCTGAACGAGTCGTTCGCCGAATGGGCCAGCCACTGGTGCAACTCGGAGGCGACCCGGTTCACCGACGCCTGGACCACCTTCCTGTCGGTCCGCAAGAACTGGGGATACCGGCAGGACCAGCTCTCCTCCACCCATCCGGTCTACTGTGAGATGCCGGACCTGGAGGCGGTCGAGGTCAACTTCGACGGCATCACGTACGCCAAGGGCGCCAGCGTGCTCAAGCAGCTCGTCGCGTACGTCGGGTTGGAGCCCTTCCTCGCCGGTCTGCGGACCTATTTCCAGCGGCACGCATGGGGCAACGCCACCTTCGACGACCTGCTCTCCGAGCTGGAGACCGCCTCCGGCCGGGAGCTGCGCAAGTTCGCCGCCCAGTGGTTGGAGACCGCCCAGGTCAACACGCTGCGGCCGGAGCTGTCGGTCGGCCCGGACGGCACCTACCAGCAGGTCACGGTGCTTCAGGAGGCACCGGCCGGGCACCCGACGCTGCGTACCCACCGGATCGGGGTCGGCCTCTACGACCTGGTCGACGGTCGGCTGGTCCGCCGGCACCGGGCCGAGGTCGACATCAGCGGCGAGCGCGCCGAGCTGGTCGGCCTGGCCGGGCTGCCCGCCGCCGACGTGCTGCTGCTCAACGACGACGATCTGAGCTACACCAAGCTGCGGCTCGACCCGGCGTCGATGGCCAACGTGGTGCAGCACATCAGCGCGTTCGAGTCGTCGCTGGCGCGGGCGCTGTGCTGGGCGGCGGCCTGGGACATGGTCCGGGACGGGGAGCTCGCCGCCCGCGACTACGTCGCCCTGGTGCTCACCGGGCTGCCCAACGAGACCGACATCAACCTGGTGACCGCGACCCTGCGGCAGGCCACCAACACGCTGACGTTCTACGCCGAGCCGGGCTGGGCGGCGCAGGGCTGGGCCGACCTGGCTCGGACGGCCCGGGCGGCGCTGCAGGCGGCGGAGCCGGGCAGCGGTTTCCAGCTGGCCTGGGCGCGCAGCTACGCCACGGCGGCCCGCTCCGACGGCGACCTGGCGGTGCTGCGTGGCTGGCTCGACGGGGCAGACGTGGTGCCGGGGCTGACCATCGACACCGAGCTGCGCTGGACGGTGTTGCAGTCGTTGGCCGCCAACGGCGCCGCCACCGGCGAGCAGATCGACGCGGAGCTGGCCCGGGACCGGACCGCCAGCGGTGAGCGGGAGGCAGCCCTGGCCCGCGCCCTGCTGCCGGACCCGGCCAACAAGGCCGCCATCTGGGCCAAGCTGACCGGGCCGGACAGCCTGCCGAACTGGCAGCACCGGGCGTTGCTGCAGGGTTTCCAGCACTCGACGCAGGTGGAGCTGACCGAGCCGTACCGGACGGCGTACTTCGACGTGTTGGGCCGGATCTGGGCCACCCGGGACAGCGAGCCGGCGCAGGAGTTCGTCATGCTGGCCTACCCGGCGTACCTGGTCTCCCAGGAGACGGTCGACGCGACGGACGAGTGGCTGGCCGGCGAGGGTCACCCGGCTCCGCTGCGCCGGCTGGTCGCTGAGGGCCGCGACGGGGTGGTCCGGGCGTTGACCGCGCGGGCCACCGACACGGCCGCCGCCAGCTGAGCGACTCCCGCGCCAGCCGCCATCGAGGTGAGGCTGAGACACCCTACGACGCAGATTTAAGGTGTCTCAGCCTCACCTCGATGCGGCTCTCCGGCTCGTCTGGCTCAGCCGACGCGCAGTGCGGCCACGGCTACCGGTTCACGCGTGGCGGCGGAGGCGCCAGCCGGTTCTGCACGCGAAGCCGGTAGATGGCGGCCTCACCGCCAACTCGCGGACCTGCTTCGCGCCCAGATCGAAGCCGGAGAGCTACCGCCGGGCCGGCCGATCCCGAGCGTCGTCCAGCTTCAGCAGCGGTACGGGCTCGCCCGAGAAACCGTGCGACGACGGAGCCGATCACGGCCGGCGGTCGGCGGATCAACTTCGGCACCCGATCGTGTGTCCAGCGACCATCCGCGCAGTGCTGGTCGCCGGTCATGCGTGCCGGCTCTTGCGGGCGATCATGCCGACGAGGGTGTCGGTGAGGTCTTCGGCGGAGACGCCACCCCATTTGGGGTCGGTGAGCTGACCACTGGCCGCCAGGCCGGCAATCCCGTTCGCGCTGCTGATGAGCAGGGCCGCGTACCGGCGGGCGTCCTGCTCTCCCACCAGGTCGGCCACGACGGCGAGAAACTCGGTCTGACTGTGCTGGGCGGCACGGGCGAGTGCGGTGGGGTCGCCGGACGGGTTGCTGAACATGAGCTTGTAGAGGTGCGGCTGAGAGCGGCCGATGTCGATGAGAGCGAGGAGGCCGGCGCGTAGTTTGTCGGCAGGCGACAGGCCCGGATCCGCGCGAAGGGTTTGCATGCGGTCGCCGAGAGTGTCCCAGGCCCGGCTCCCGACGGCGATCAGCAGGCTTTCCTTGTCCGGGAAGTGCCGGTAGGGCGCTCCCCGAGTCACCCCGGCACGCGCTCCCACCGCGCGCAACGTCACGGCCTCGAGGCCGCCGGAATCAAGCAGGTCAGCGGCCGCAGCCAGCAGGGCACGGCGCGTGGCGGCGGCGGACTCGGCGCGGCTGGACACGCGGACCATCCTAGCCAACTTGCGATGACTAAGTCACTCGATACAGTTGACAACGTCATCTCAACGTCGGACACTCGGAAGATGACAACGTCATCTGAAACTCAGGAACTTGTGGTCGTGAGCGGGGCCTCGACCGGCATGGGCGCGGCCACCGCGCGGGAACTGGCCCGCCGCGGCTTCCACGTCCTCGCCGGCGTACGACGCGACAGCGACGGGATGTCCCTGCGAACTGAGGGCATCGAGCCGGTGATCCTCGACATCACCGACCCCGACCACGTCGCCGCGCTCACCGCACGCGTCGATCAGGACCTGCGGCCGCTGCGGGCGCTGGTCAACAACGCCGGCATCCCTGGCGCCGGCCCGGTCGAAGTGACGCCGCTCAGCGAATGGCGGCGGATCTTCGAGGTGAACCTCTTCGGCCACGTCGCCGTCACCCAGGCCCTGCTTCCCGCGCTGCTACGCGGCAAGGGACGCGTCGTCAACATCACCTCCCTCAACGGCAGAATCTCCATGGCCGGCTATGGACCGTATGCCGCCAGCAAATTCGCGATGGAGGCGGTGAGCGACGCGTTGCGCAACGAGTTGGCCCCCCATGGCGTGCAGGTGGTGGTGGTCGAACCGGGCGGCGTCAAAACCGAGATGTCCCGCGTCGGCCTCGCCGCCCTCAGCCGCCTCGACGATGGGATGACGCCCGAGCAGAACGCGCGCTACGGGACTCTGATGCAGGCAATACCCTCCCACGTGGCCGCGTTCACCAAGGCCGGCGTGACCTCCGAGGTGGCCGCGAAGAGGATCGCCAAGGCAGTGACCGACGGCAGGCCCCGCACCCGCTACACCATCGGCGCGACGGCTGCCTTTCTCATCCTGGCTTCCCGCATCCTTCCCGACCGGGTGCTCGACCGGATGACCACCTCGGACCTGCGCAGGCACTACCCGGCCAAGGCCCGTGGCCGGACGACTGCGGCACCCGCTTCGAGACGCTGAAAGGCAACGGCGGCTCAGCCGCAGGGGGTGATCCGGGGCGGTTCGGCGGACGTGGTACGCGGACCTGGCCGACGCTGGGGGCATGCGTGCCATCCAACTCACCGCGCCCGGCACCCTCGAGCTCGTCGACGTGCCGACACCGAAGCCCGGCCCGGGCGAGATCCTGCTGGCCACGGCGGCGGTCGGCGCCTGCCACTCGGACCTGCACATCCTCGACGCGCCCGCCGGGGTCTTCCCGACCCCGATGACCATCGGCCACGAGATCGCCGGCCGGGTCGCCCAACTCGGTCCGGGGGTCACCGGATGGGCCGAAGGGGACACCGCGGCGGTGTACGGGATCATCGGCTGCGGGCGCTGCCGGGCCTGCCTGCGCGGGCTGGAGAACCAGTGCCGCACCGTACCGGTCGGCGGGGTCGGCATCAGCCGCGACGGCGGACTCGCCGACCACGTGGTGGTGCCGGCGGACCGGCTGCTGCCGCTCGGCG is a window from the Solwaraspora sp. WMMD792 genome containing:
- a CDS encoding ribose-5-phosphate isomerase — protein: MRVYLAADHAGYELKVHLVNHLAKQGYEVTDVGPHEFDPDDDYPAFCLHAGTRVVADPGSLAVVIGGSGNGEQIAANKVPGVRAALAWNLETAQLARTHNDANVVAIGARQHTLDEATTLVEAFLATGFSGNDRHARRIAQVAAYEVDRELPALP
- a CDS encoding DUF1015 family protein, yielding MTVVHPISRAWITTGETGAQNYDEFADDAEITAIIEANPRSALAVEMPHRAPDSLGQSFLDCLPAAARRLAEARADGSYTPAEQVAVLYRITEPASDAAAYGLFVMVDTDQISTSADEPGLVIRNEDVFIAKVRERVALAEAVGHLLSPVLLLQTGRGDELHAALGEAAEAAGAPAATDLDQAGRTHAIWPVGPGELQQRLCALAGGGELVVADGNHRSLAAQTGGLSRFLAVVTTPASVAIQPYNRLVSELTLSPDETLAGLRAAGAAVTALDGAPTVPAAGGEVRLYLAGRGYQVTLPTGGGDRVDNLDHALVERVLLRGVLGLDPGDKRITYVGGDYPASWLTGEVDAGRAELAVLIAPVTVDDFVAVNLARQKLPRKSTWFTPKARGGLVLAEIG
- a CDS encoding DsbA family protein, with the protein product MSDRQTVDMYFDPLCPWAWITSRWLLEVEQVRPVDVRFRVMSLAVLNEGRDLPESYRKLLDGAWGAVRVAVAVQQDHDDAAVRALYTALGNRIHLEKQPTGPDLYTAALTEAGLDPALAAAADDPAWDGPLRASHAAGMAPVGMDVGTPVIHAPGPEGAGPVAFFGPVITPVPRGEAAGRLWDGVLLVAGTPGFYELKRSREVDPTFD
- the pepN gene encoding aminopeptidase N, translated to MRNLTQVEAAERARLLDVTGYDIHLDLSAAGSATDNRVFRSTTTVTFRCAEPGASTFIEVAADQLHSATLNGQRLDPSGWSAESGLALPDLAAENTLVVEADFIYSASGQGLHRSVDPVDGETYLYSQFETADAQRVYACFDQPDLKSVYTWHAVVPAHWRVISNMPVAAEEPAGPDAKTVHFAESARMSTYITALCAGPYHEVRRSHDGVDLGYFCRASMAEHLDVDDLHLITAQGFDFFQDQFGVRYPLPKYDQIWVPDFNAGAMENFGAVTHAEAHYIFRSQVTDFEYEQRANTVLHELAHMWFGNLVTMRWWNDLWLNESFAEWASHWCNSEATRFTDAWTTFLSVRKNWGYRQDQLSSTHPVYCEMPDLEAVEVNFDGITYAKGASVLKQLVAYVGLEPFLAGLRTYFQRHAWGNATFDDLLSELETASGRELRKFAAQWLETAQVNTLRPELSVGPDGTYQQVTVLQEAPAGHPTLRTHRIGVGLYDLVDGRLVRRHRAEVDISGERAELVGLAGLPAADVLLLNDDDLSYTKLRLDPASMANVVQHISAFESSLARALCWAAAWDMVRDGELAARDYVALVLTGLPNETDINLVTATLRQATNTLTFYAEPGWAAQGWADLARTARAALQAAEPGSGFQLAWARSYATAARSDGDLAVLRGWLDGADVVPGLTIDTELRWTVLQSLAANGAATGEQIDAELARDRTASGEREAALARALLPDPANKAAIWAKLTGPDSLPNWQHRALLQGFQHSTQVELTEPYRTAYFDVLGRIWATRDSEPAQEFVMLAYPAYLVSQETVDATDEWLAGEGHPAPLRRLVAEGRDGVVRALTARATDTAAAS
- a CDS encoding TetR/AcrR family transcriptional regulator gives rise to the protein MSSRAESAAATRRALLAAAADLLDSGGLEAVTLRAVGARAGVTRGAPYRHFPDKESLLIAVGSRAWDTLGDRMQTLRADPGLSPADKLRAGLLALIDIGRSQPHLYKLMFSNPSGDPTALARAAQHSQTEFLAVVADLVGEQDARRYAALLISSANGIAGLAASGQLTDPKWGGVSAEDLTDTLVGMIARKSRHA
- a CDS encoding SDR family oxidoreductase, with protein sequence MTTSSETQELVVVSGASTGMGAATARELARRGFHVLAGVRRDSDGMSLRTEGIEPVILDITDPDHVAALTARVDQDLRPLRALVNNAGIPGAGPVEVTPLSEWRRIFEVNLFGHVAVTQALLPALLRGKGRVVNITSLNGRISMAGYGPYAASKFAMEAVSDALRNELAPHGVQVVVVEPGGVKTEMSRVGLAALSRLDDGMTPEQNARYGTLMQAIPSHVAAFTKAGVTSEVAAKRIAKAVTDGRPRTRYTIGATAAFLILASRILPDRVLDRMTTSDLRRHYPAKARGRTTAAPASRR